A genomic segment from Geitlerinema sp. PCC 7407 encodes:
- the devC gene encoding ABC transporter permease DevC, which translates to MIKLFRQLQRRTPLGWLQLKHEKSRLLVALAGIAFADVLMFMQLGFQASLYDSNTRVSRAMEGDIVLISPKALNLQNLSTLPRRRLLQAQDVPGVEDASALYVSNLTWKNPQTRLNATVQVLGFAPDEPAFALPEVNQQLDKLKLPDTVLFDRKARGKYAEAIAQLEQGKTLTTEVDRRTLTLAGVFSLGASFGADANLLTSDQTFQRLFPRRDPASISLGLLHLEPGYDAQEVAAALEQHLPEDVRVLTRAEFVQFEENYWRVASPIGFVFGLGTVMAFVVGVVIVYQVLSTDVNAHLQEYATFKAMGYSNGYLLSIVFEEAIVLAFLGFVPGVILPLGLYAVAAKATALPIYMTASRAMLVLGLTLIMCVLSGAIATRKLQSADPADMF; encoded by the coding sequence ATGATCAAATTGTTTCGACAGCTTCAGCGTCGCACTCCCCTGGGCTGGCTCCAGCTCAAGCACGAAAAAAGCCGCCTGCTGGTGGCCCTCGCAGGGATTGCCTTTGCCGATGTGCTGATGTTTATGCAGCTCGGCTTTCAGGCGTCGCTCTACGATAGCAACACCCGAGTCAGCCGTGCCATGGAGGGGGACATCGTTTTGATCAGCCCCAAAGCTCTCAACCTGCAAAACCTGTCGACCCTGCCCCGGCGGCGGCTGCTCCAGGCCCAGGATGTCCCGGGCGTCGAGGACGCCAGCGCTCTGTATGTCAGCAACCTGACCTGGAAAAATCCCCAAACTCGCCTCAACGCGACGGTTCAGGTTTTGGGCTTTGCGCCGGACGAGCCGGCCTTTGCCCTGCCGGAGGTCAATCAGCAGCTCGACAAACTGAAGCTGCCGGACACCGTGCTCTTCGATCGCAAGGCCCGCGGCAAATACGCAGAGGCGATCGCCCAGCTCGAACAAGGCAAAACCCTCACCACCGAAGTCGATCGCCGTACCCTGACGCTGGCAGGCGTGTTCAGCCTGGGGGCCTCCTTCGGCGCTGACGCCAACCTCCTGACCAGCGACCAAACCTTTCAGCGCCTGTTTCCCCGCCGCGATCCCGCCAGCATTAGCCTGGGGCTGCTGCACCTAGAGCCGGGCTACGACGCTCAGGAAGTCGCCGCCGCCTTGGAGCAGCACTTGCCCGAAGACGTGCGGGTGCTGACCCGAGCCGAATTTGTGCAGTTTGAAGAAAACTATTGGCGCGTTGCCAGCCCGATTGGCTTTGTCTTTGGGCTGGGCACCGTCATGGCCTTTGTGGTGGGGGTGGTGATCGTCTATCAGGTGCTCTCCACCGACGTGAACGCCCACCTCCAGGAGTACGCTACCTTCAAAGCCATGGGCTACAGCAATGGCTATTTGCTGAGCATCGTGTTTGAAGAGGCGATCGTTTTGGCGTTTCTCGGCTTTGTGCCTGGCGTCATTTTGCCCCTGGGGCTGTACGCCGTTGCGGCAAAGGCGACGGCTTTGCCTATCTATATGACGGCTTCGCGGGCCATGCTGGTGCTGGGCCTGACGCTGATCATGTGTGTGCTGTCGGGGGCGATCGCCACCCGCAAGCTGCAGTCCGCCGACCCAGCCGATATGTTTTAG
- a CDS encoding DevA family ABC transporter ATP-binding protein, with the protein MAIAISVRNLNHHFGHGHLRKQVLFDINLEINVGEIVIMTGPSGSGKTTLLTLIGGLRSAQSGSLQILGEELFQASAHELTQARRHHGYIFQAHNLHSSLTALQNVKMGLELHQHLSTAEMKARAIAMLEHVGLGDHVDYYPDELSGGQKQRVAIARALVSHPKLVLADEPTAALDSKSGRDVVTLMQRLAQEQGCTILLVTHDNRILDVADRILHMEDGMLTRNAAPSARA; encoded by the coding sequence ATGGCGATCGCAATTTCGGTGCGCAATCTGAACCACCACTTTGGTCACGGCCACCTGCGCAAGCAGGTGCTATTTGACATCAACCTCGAAATCAATGTCGGCGAAATCGTGATCATGACCGGGCCATCAGGCTCCGGCAAAACGACCTTGCTGACCCTGATTGGCGGCTTGCGATCGGCGCAGTCAGGCAGCCTCCAGATCCTGGGCGAAGAGCTCTTTCAGGCCAGCGCCCACGAGCTGACCCAGGCGCGCCGACACCACGGCTACATCTTTCAGGCCCACAACTTGCACAGCAGCCTGACCGCCCTCCAAAACGTCAAAATGGGCCTCGAACTGCACCAACACCTCTCGACAGCCGAGATGAAGGCGCGGGCGATCGCCATGCTCGAGCACGTCGGCTTGGGAGACCACGTCGACTACTACCCCGACGAACTGTCGGGGGGCCAAAAGCAGCGCGTAGCGATCGCCCGGGCGCTGGTCAGTCACCCCAAGCTGGTCCTGGCCGACGAGCCCACCGCCGCCCTCGACAGCAAGTCTGGCCGCGACGTAGTCACCCTCATGCAGCGCCTCGCCCAGGAGCAGGGCTGCACCATCTTGCTGGTCACCCACGACAATCGCATCCTGGACGTTGCCGATCGCATTCTGCACATGGAAGACGGCATGCTGACGCGCAACGCCGCTCCGTCAGCCCGAGCTTAG
- a CDS encoding Ppx/GppA phosphatase family protein, with protein MVHSVSQSADQQPPSDRILAAIDVGTNSIHMVVVRILPDLPSFSIITRAKDTVRLGDRCPDTGNLTPEAMERATIALRRCQEIAKSLNAEQIVAVATSAVREAPNGRDFLRQIKTELDLAINLISGPEEARRIYLGVLSGMEFNHQPHVMIDIGGGSTELILGDGHESRTLSSTKIGAVRLTTEFVTTDPIAAPEFQYLQAYVRGMLERPTDELLAHIKLGEQPRLVGTSGTIEALAMIHARDTLGVVPDPLNGYQFSLRDLREMLNRLRKLNYEQRQAIPGMSERRAEIIVAGALILQEAMSLLGLETITVCERSLREGVIVDWMITHGLIEDRLRYQGSVRQRSVLKAARKYDVNLEHSKRVASFALSLFDQTRNVLHEWGPEERELLWAAAILHNCGHHISHDAHHKHSYYLIRNGDLLGYTETEIETVANLARYHRKSSPKKKHENYRNLASKKYRRVVEQLSALLRLAVALDRRQIGAIEAIACHFDPASRVLSLHLRATQPEDECALELWSLDYKKGAFEAEYNAKLVVKLEAAAPS; from the coding sequence ATGGTTCACTCAGTTTCTCAGTCTGCGGATCAGCAGCCTCCGTCCGATCGCATTCTCGCGGCCATCGACGTCGGCACCAACTCCATCCATATGGTGGTGGTGCGGATTTTGCCGGACTTGCCCAGTTTTTCGATTATTACGCGGGCCAAGGACACGGTGCGCCTGGGCGATCGCTGCCCCGACACTGGCAACCTCACCCCCGAAGCCATGGAGCGGGCGACGATCGCGCTGCGCCGCTGCCAAGAAATTGCCAAAAGCCTCAATGCAGAGCAGATCGTCGCGGTGGCCACGAGCGCGGTGCGAGAAGCGCCCAACGGGCGAGACTTTCTACGCCAGATCAAGACCGAGCTCGATTTGGCCATCAACCTGATTTCGGGGCCTGAGGAAGCGCGCCGGATTTATCTGGGCGTCCTGTCGGGCATGGAGTTCAATCACCAGCCCCACGTCATGATCGACATTGGCGGCGGCTCCACGGAGCTGATCCTCGGGGACGGCCACGAGTCCCGCACCCTCAGCAGCACCAAGATCGGTGCGGTGCGCCTCACCACCGAATTTGTCACCACCGATCCGATCGCTGCCCCCGAGTTTCAGTATCTCCAGGCCTACGTTCGCGGGATGCTGGAGCGGCCCACCGACGAGCTTTTGGCCCACATCAAGCTGGGTGAGCAGCCCCGCCTGGTGGGCACCTCGGGCACCATTGAAGCCCTGGCGATGATTCACGCCCGCGATACCCTGGGCGTCGTGCCCGACCCCCTCAATGGCTACCAGTTCAGCCTGCGGGATCTGCGCGAAATGCTCAACCGCCTGCGCAAGCTCAACTATGAGCAGCGTCAGGCCATTCCCGGCATGTCGGAGCGGCGAGCTGAAATCATCGTGGCGGGGGCGCTGATTCTCCAGGAGGCGATGAGCTTGCTGGGGCTCGAAACTATCACGGTGTGCGAGCGATCGCTGCGGGAGGGCGTGATTGTCGACTGGATGATCACCCACGGCCTGATCGAAGATCGCCTGCGCTACCAGGGCTCGGTGCGCCAGCGCAGCGTGCTCAAGGCGGCTCGCAAGTACGACGTGAATCTTGAGCACAGCAAGCGGGTGGCGAGCTTTGCCCTCAGCCTGTTTGACCAGACGCGCAATGTGCTCCACGAGTGGGGACCGGAGGAGCGAGAGCTGCTCTGGGCCGCCGCCATTTTGCACAACTGCGGGCACCACATCAGCCACGACGCCCACCACAAGCACTCCTACTACCTGATTCGCAACGGCGACCTGCTGGGCTACACCGAAACGGAGATCGAGACGGTGGCGAATCTAGCCCGCTATCACCGCAAAAGTTCGCCCAAAAAGAAGCACGAGAACTATCGCAATCTGGCCAGCAAGAAGTATCGCCGCGTGGTGGAGCAGCTCAGCGCCCTGCTGCGCCTAGCCGTAGCCCTCGATCGCCGTCAGATCGGCGCGATCGAGGCGATCGCCTGTCACTTTGACCCGGCCTCTCGCGTGCTGTCCCTGCACCTGCGGGCCACTCAGCCGGAAGACGAGTGCGCCCTAGAGCTCTGGAGCCTCGACTACAAGAAGGGTGCCTTTGAGGCAGAGTACAACGCCAAGCTGGTGGTCAAGCTAGAGGCGGCTGCCCCGTCCTAA
- the proB gene encoding glutamate 5-kinase — MSQTLVVKIGTSSLTRPETGELALSTIAGVVEVLSALRREGHRVVLVSSGAVGVGCARLGLVERPRAIALKQAVAAVGQGRLMRVYDDLFTTLQQPIAQVLLTRGDLAQRSRYVNAYQTFRELLNLGVIPVVNENDTVAVDELKFGDNDTLSALVASLIEADWLFLLTDVDRLYSADPRRFPDAQPITLVTRMEELHELQVQTGDRGSAWGTGGMVTKITAAQIATSAGIRTVITEGKTPQNIVKILQGEALGTQFAPQPQPVNARKRWIAHGLISAGKLYLDGGAVAAIAEAGKSLLAAGIVEIEGEFQAQDAVQLCDRSGKEIARGLVNYASTDLQKILGRRSEEISAILGAECPETVVHRDNLVLLS, encoded by the coding sequence ATGTCCCAAACTCTTGTCGTCAAAATCGGTACGTCTAGCCTCACTCGCCCTGAAACGGGTGAGCTGGCCCTGTCCACCATCGCGGGCGTGGTTGAGGTCCTGAGCGCTTTGCGGCGCGAGGGGCACCGGGTGGTGCTGGTGTCGTCGGGGGCAGTGGGCGTCGGCTGCGCGCGGCTGGGACTGGTGGAGCGGCCGCGGGCGATCGCCCTCAAGCAGGCGGTGGCGGCGGTGGGCCAGGGACGCCTGATGCGCGTCTATGACGACCTCTTTACGACCTTGCAGCAGCCCATTGCCCAGGTCTTGCTGACGCGGGGGGACTTGGCCCAGCGCAGCCGCTACGTGAACGCCTACCAAACCTTTCGGGAGCTGCTCAATCTGGGCGTCATTCCGGTGGTGAATGAAAATGACACCGTGGCGGTCGACGAGCTGAAGTTTGGCGACAACGACACCCTCTCGGCCCTGGTGGCGAGCCTGATCGAGGCGGACTGGCTGTTTTTGCTGACGGATGTGGACCGGCTGTATTCGGCGGATCCGCGGCGCTTTCCGGATGCGCAGCCCATCACGCTGGTGACGCGGATGGAGGAGCTGCACGAACTGCAGGTGCAGACGGGCGATCGCGGTTCGGCCTGGGGCACGGGCGGCATGGTCACCAAGATTACGGCGGCCCAGATCGCCACCAGCGCGGGCATTCGCACAGTGATCACCGAGGGCAAAACGCCCCAAAACATCGTGAAAATTTTGCAGGGAGAGGCGCTGGGCACCCAGTTTGCGCCCCAGCCCCAGCCAGTCAACGCCCGCAAGCGCTGGATTGCCCACGGCCTGATTTCGGCGGGCAAGCTGTACCTGGACGGGGGCGCGGTGGCGGCGATCGCCGAAGCCGGAAAGTCGCTGCTGGCGGCGGGCATCGTCGAAATCGAAGGGGAGTTTCAGGCCCAGGATGCGGTGCAGCTGTGCGATCGCTCCGGCAAAGAAATCGCCCGCGGCCTCGTCAACTATGCCAGCACCGATCTCCAAAAGATCCTGGGGCGTCGCTCTGAGGAAATTTCGGCGATTTTGGGGGCTGAGTGCCCCGAAACGGTCGTCCACCGGGACAATTTGGTGCTGCTGAGCTAG
- a CDS encoding YqeG family HAD IIIA-type phosphatase — protein sequence MSWATLLQPDLVLGGPILHLTPDILKQHHIEGLVLDVDETLVPIKTTSVSDALYTWVQQTRDVVSIWLVSNNVSDSRIGGIAHALDLPYLIGAVKPSRRKLRQAVNAMGLPAERVAMVGDRLFTDVLAGNRLGMFTVLVDPMVSPGEVASKYPLRSFEVWVSQRMGATLKLDPERTPSSEASEAET from the coding sequence ATGTCTTGGGCGACGCTTCTACAGCCTGATTTAGTGCTTGGGGGACCGATCTTGCACCTCACACCCGACATCTTGAAACAGCATCACATTGAGGGGCTGGTGCTGGATGTCGACGAGACGCTGGTGCCGATCAAAACGACCTCTGTTTCCGATGCGCTCTACACCTGGGTCCAGCAGACGCGCGATGTCGTGTCGATCTGGCTGGTGAGCAACAATGTCAGCGATAGCCGCATTGGCGGCATTGCCCATGCGCTGGATTTGCCTTACCTGATTGGTGCTGTGAAGCCGTCGCGCCGCAAGCTGCGGCAGGCGGTGAACGCCATGGGACTGCCGGCGGAGCGGGTGGCCATGGTGGGCGATCGCCTCTTTACCGATGTGCTGGCGGGCAACCGTCTGGGCATGTTCACCGTTTTGGTCGATCCCATGGTGTCGCCGGGCGAGGTCGCCAGCAAGTATCCGCTGCGCTCCTTTGAGGTGTGGGTGTCCCAAAGGATGGGCGCGACCCTAAAGCTTGACCCCGAACGCACGCCTTCCTCCGAGGCCTCTGAAGCAGAGACCTGA
- the mltG gene encoding endolytic transglycosylase MltG: MKPIQRFSRWFFYLAILPAALGVAGWQGWSWWSWASAPVVATTPEMADKVPAVQIKIPPGTPAQQIGQDLAAAGIIRSADAWDVWTRWLTLQSKVLPTVQGPNFQAGTYELSPAQPLQAIADQILQGDVVQRRFTVPEGWSMRQMAAYFESQDWFTAEEFLQAASQVDRNAYPWLPPDLPYLEGFLYPDTYEISSETPTPEEIVRQMLDRFAQVALPLYEQSRGQTEFSLLEWVTLSSIVEKEAVIPSERGTIAGVFVQRLKQDMPLGADPTVEYGLNVTQTPDQPLTLAQVNTPTPYNTYINVGLPPTPIASPGQASLEAVLRPESTEYLYFVARYDGTHVFSKTLEEHEAAQATIRDQQDALRSPAAPSPEPTATPASPPAATESPVSPSPAASPAL; encoded by the coding sequence ATGAAGCCAATTCAACGTTTTTCGCGCTGGTTTTTCTACCTGGCGATCTTGCCGGCGGCCCTGGGAGTGGCGGGGTGGCAAGGCTGGTCCTGGTGGAGCTGGGCCAGTGCGCCCGTGGTGGCCACGACGCCGGAGATGGCGGACAAAGTGCCAGCCGTGCAAATCAAGATTCCGCCGGGAACCCCGGCTCAGCAAATTGGCCAAGATTTGGCGGCAGCCGGCATTATTCGCTCAGCCGATGCCTGGGATGTCTGGACGCGCTGGCTGACTCTCCAGAGCAAGGTGCTGCCGACGGTCCAAGGCCCCAATTTCCAGGCGGGGACCTACGAGCTCTCGCCAGCTCAGCCCCTCCAGGCGATCGCCGATCAGATTTTGCAGGGCGATGTTGTGCAGCGGCGCTTTACGGTGCCTGAGGGCTGGTCGATGCGCCAGATGGCGGCCTACTTCGAGTCCCAGGACTGGTTCACCGCCGAAGAATTTTTGCAGGCCGCCAGCCAGGTCGATCGCAACGCTTACCCATGGCTGCCCCCGGACCTGCCCTACCTAGAAGGCTTTTTGTATCCCGACACCTACGAAATCTCCAGCGAGACCCCCACGCCAGAGGAGATTGTTCGACAAATGCTCGATCGCTTTGCCCAGGTGGCTCTGCCGCTCTATGAGCAGTCCCGGGGTCAAACCGAATTTAGCCTGCTCGAGTGGGTGACCCTCAGCAGCATTGTCGAAAAAGAGGCGGTCATCCCGTCGGAGCGGGGCACCATTGCCGGGGTGTTTGTGCAGCGCCTCAAGCAGGACATGCCCCTGGGGGCCGACCCCACGGTGGAGTACGGCCTCAACGTGACCCAAACCCCGGACCAGCCCTTGACCCTGGCCCAGGTGAACACCCCCACGCCCTACAACACCTACATCAACGTGGGCCTGCCGCCGACGCCGATTGCCAGTCCCGGCCAAGCGAGTCTGGAGGCGGTTTTGCGGCCGGAATCTACGGAGTATCTGTACTTCGTGGCTCGCTATGATGGGACCCATGTTTTTAGCAAGACCCTGGAGGAGCACGAAGCGGCCCAGGCGACGATTCGCGATCAGCAAGATGCCCTGCGATCGCCCGCTGCGCCTAGTCCTGAGCCGACGGCAACCCCCGCGAGTCCCCCCGCCGCGACGGAGTCCCCAGTTAGCCCCTCTCCCGCCGCCAGCCCTGCCCTCTAA
- a CDS encoding DUF3727 domain-containing protein — translation MGMDAPTITLNDEAGRSLLCYIERTIEVEGEEYLLLMPADSPVEIFAWDEDADEEESEPTLVSEDDEIDAIFATAKAVLGELNLTLKRSAVTLTVEGELPDTDEEDDLVDEDDEEEGYEELQLLATFYHEEQEYAIYAPLDPYLILTRLDENGEPQLLSDEELKKLEPILPAIEDELFYEELD, via the coding sequence ATGGGTATGGATGCCCCCACGATTACACTGAACGATGAAGCGGGGCGATCGCTTCTCTGCTACATCGAGCGGACGATTGAGGTTGAAGGCGAAGAGTACCTACTCTTGATGCCAGCAGACTCGCCCGTCGAAATCTTTGCGTGGGATGAAGATGCAGACGAGGAAGAGTCCGAGCCGACCCTCGTCTCTGAAGATGACGAAATCGACGCCATTTTCGCGACGGCCAAAGCCGTGCTGGGTGAGCTCAATCTCACGCTCAAGCGGAGCGCTGTGACGCTGACGGTGGAGGGCGAACTGCCAGACACCGACGAAGAAGATGACCTGGTAGACGAAGACGACGAAGAGGAAGGCTACGAAGAGCTTCAGCTTCTGGCGACTTTCTATCACGAGGAGCAAGAGTACGCTATCTATGCGCCCCTCGATCCCTACCTCATCTTGACCCGCCTTGACGAGAATGGCGAGCCTCAGCTTCTTTCGGATGAAGAGCTGAAAAAACTGGAGCCAATTCTCCCTGCGATAGAGGATGAGCTGTTCTACGAGGAATTAGACTAG
- the ruvX gene encoding Holliday junction resolvase RuvX — MRISVLGLDVGRKRIGIAGCDGTGLIATGLMTLERKSFVQDMEQLRAIAQERQVQLLVVGLPYSMDGSLGSQARQVQRFAQRASQALDLPVEFVDERLTSFQAEQLLLAENRSPSRNKGLIDRKAAAIILQQWLDERRSSGRSVLLETTPTDPTTHATAQEY; from the coding sequence ATGCGGATTTCGGTGTTGGGCCTGGATGTGGGGCGCAAGCGGATTGGGATTGCGGGCTGTGACGGCACGGGGCTGATTGCGACGGGGCTGATGACCCTGGAGCGCAAATCCTTTGTCCAAGACATGGAGCAGCTGCGGGCGATCGCCCAAGAGCGCCAAGTCCAGCTCCTGGTGGTCGGCCTGCCCTACTCTATGGACGGCAGCCTCGGCTCCCAAGCCCGCCAGGTGCAAAGATTTGCTCAGCGCGCCTCCCAGGCCCTCGATTTGCCGGTGGAATTTGTTGATGAGCGCCTGACATCGTTTCAGGCTGAGCAGCTCCTGCTGGCCGAAAATCGATCGCCCTCCCGCAATAAAGGCTTGATCGATCGCAAAGCAGCGGCAATAATTCTGCAACAATGGTTGGACGAGCGTCGGTCGTCAGGTCGTAGTGTTCTTTTGGAAACTACGCCAACAGATCCTACGACTCACGCAACAGCACAGGAATACTAG
- a CDS encoding GNAT family N-acetyltransferase: MNAFTRTANLVIRAFQHRDLDAIEQLCLTDAEQDANHRSQGTAHQLAQVRQWYGLLKFLSLFPNPLRYYFCTHVAEQAGKVLGMIQISPFNRTHSTWRVDRVATEPGEMTQGVGSQLLRFCLESVWEARTWLLEVDVNDKGSLALYRQNGFQPLAQLTYWAIAPELLRDLAVREPDLPNLLPVSNADAQLLYQLDTVAMPPLVRQVFDRHITDFKTSLFSAVVEGLRQWFNRVEVVSGYVFEPQRKAAIGYFQVQLCRDGSRPHSAQLTVHPAYTWLYPEMLAQMARIAQELPPQTLRLASADYQPEREEYLEQIGATRQEHTLMMSRSVWHKLRELKPSALEGLQLSEVLQGFQPARKPVPGRISMIPPMSPNYLEANGQKGKGAPKSGGAGTPENNGSRSDDSATEA; the protein is encoded by the coding sequence ATGAATGCTTTTACCCGCACCGCGAACCTCGTGATCCGTGCCTTCCAGCATCGAGATTTGGACGCGATCGAGCAGCTTTGCCTCACGGACGCTGAGCAGGATGCTAATCACCGTTCCCAGGGGACTGCGCATCAGCTGGCTCAGGTGCGCCAATGGTACGGGCTGCTGAAGTTTTTGAGCCTTTTTCCCAACCCCTTGCGCTACTACTTCTGCACCCACGTGGCGGAGCAGGCTGGCAAGGTGCTGGGCATGATTCAAATTTCGCCCTTCAACCGCACCCACAGCACGTGGCGGGTGGATCGGGTGGCGACCGAGCCCGGGGAGATGACCCAGGGCGTCGGGTCGCAGCTGCTGCGTTTTTGCCTGGAGTCGGTGTGGGAAGCCCGCACGTGGCTGCTCGAGGTGGACGTGAATGACAAAGGGTCTTTGGCCCTCTATCGCCAGAACGGCTTCCAGCCCCTCGCTCAGCTCACCTACTGGGCGATCGCCCCAGAGCTGCTGCGGGATCTGGCGGTGCGAGAGCCCGACCTGCCCAACCTGCTGCCCGTCAGCAATGCCGACGCCCAGCTGCTGTATCAGCTAGATACCGTCGCCATGCCGCCCCTGGTGCGTCAAGTCTTCGATCGCCACATCACCGACTTCAAAACCAGCCTGTTTAGCGCCGTAGTCGAGGGCCTGCGCCAGTGGTTCAACCGCGTCGAAGTGGTCAGCGGCTATGTTTTCGAGCCCCAGCGCAAGGCGGCCATCGGCTACTTTCAAGTGCAGCTGTGCCGCGACGGCTCTCGCCCCCACTCTGCCCAGCTGACGGTGCACCCGGCCTACACCTGGCTCTACCCCGAGATGCTGGCTCAGATGGCCCGAATCGCCCAAGAGCTGCCGCCCCAGACCCTGCGGCTGGCCTCGGCGGACTACCAGCCCGAGCGCGAAGAGTACCTCGAGCAGATCGGCGCGACGCGCCAAGAGCACACCCTGATGATGTCTCGCTCGGTGTGGCACAAGCTGCGCGAGCTCAAGCCCTCGGCCCTCGAAGGGCTGCAGCTGTCGGAGGTTTTGCAGGGATTTCAGCCCGCCCGCAAGCCGGTCCCGGGCCGCATTTCCATGATTCCGCCCATGAGCCCCAACTACCTGGAAGCCAACGGCCAAAAGGGGAAAGGAGCGCCGAAGTCTGGCGGTGCGGGGACGCCCGAGAACAACGGCAGCCGGTCCGATGATTCGGCGACGGAGGCCTAG
- a CDS encoding F420-0--gamma-glutamyl ligase — translation MVAASIGIGLGVAALIVGGGALAIESQYRRRPGNRLELTPGTWNLEICEPQHYRLVGELELQNRTRRLEIMVPELEAQAQLLSKGSLDGITCQTTVTPCHEDAPAREDGYWFAYIVKVQKTTRLKVVVDITGPDLQALQTAWVQVRYVTYGPGGRVPKNRHIIVPLRYPQVEDSRNWRTTERSEVLPIKTHLLTHLDTPVEIVRRYVTPHAKPGDIVTIGETPIAIMQGRWRHPTEVRPGWVARRLCYYFLPTSSLATACGLQALVDIVGPWRVVFAFLVGSIAKVLGRPGVFYQLAGEQARLIDDVTGTLPPYDQFIVLGPDDSQQVVDEIYQQTGLGAAIVDVNDLKAVKVLAASQGVSIALLEEALRSNPAGNSDEQTPVVLIRPR, via the coding sequence GTGGTTGCAGCGAGTATCGGAATAGGCCTGGGTGTGGCAGCCCTCATCGTGGGCGGCGGTGCCTTGGCGATCGAATCCCAATATCGACGCCGGCCTGGCAACCGCCTAGAGCTGACCCCAGGAACCTGGAACTTGGAGATCTGCGAACCGCAGCACTACCGCCTCGTCGGTGAGCTAGAGCTCCAAAACCGTACCCGCCGCCTCGAAATCATGGTGCCCGAGCTGGAGGCCCAAGCCCAGCTCCTGTCCAAGGGCAGCCTGGACGGCATCACCTGCCAAACGACCGTGACGCCCTGCCACGAAGACGCCCCCGCTCGCGAGGATGGCTACTGGTTTGCCTACATCGTCAAGGTGCAAAAAACGACCCGCCTGAAGGTCGTCGTTGACATTACCGGCCCCGACCTCCAGGCCCTGCAAACCGCCTGGGTCCAGGTGCGCTACGTGACCTACGGCCCCGGGGGCCGCGTCCCCAAAAATCGCCACATCATCGTGCCCCTGCGCTATCCCCAGGTCGAGGACTCGCGCAACTGGCGCACCACCGAGCGATCGGAGGTCCTGCCCATCAAGACCCACCTGCTCACCCACCTAGACACCCCCGTCGAGATCGTGCGCCGCTACGTCACGCCCCACGCCAAGCCCGGCGACATCGTCACCATCGGCGAGACGCCCATCGCGATCATGCAAGGGCGCTGGCGGCACCCCACGGAGGTGCGTCCGGGCTGGGTGGCTCGCCGCCTGTGCTACTACTTCTTGCCGACCTCGAGCTTGGCGACGGCCTGCGGACTCCAGGCTCTGGTGGACATCGTGGGGCCGTGGCGCGTGGTGTTTGCGTTCCTAGTCGGCTCGATCGCCAAAGTTCTGGGTCGACCCGGCGTTTTCTATCAGCTGGCAGGGGAGCAGGCTCGCCTGATCGACGACGTTACAGGCACCTTGCCGCCCTACGACCAGTTCATCGTGCTGGGGCCTGACGACTCTCAGCAGGTGGTGGACGAGATCTATCAGCAAACGGGCCTGGGCGCGGCGATCGTGGACGTGAATGATCTCAAGGCCGTTAAGGTGCTGGCGGCCAGTCAGGGCGTCTCGATTGCCTTGCTCGAAGAGGCCCTGCGATCGAACCCGGCGGGGAACTCCGACGAGCAGACCCCGGTGGTGCTGATTCGCCCTCGCTAG